A genomic stretch from Kribbella amoyensis includes:
- the rsmI gene encoding 16S rRNA (cytidine(1402)-2'-O)-methyltransferase, whose protein sequence is MSGRLILAGTPIGDLGDATPRLARVLGEADAVAAEDTRRLRRLTSELGIAVRGRVTSFFEGNERERTPELVGALVEGQTVVVVTDAGMPSVSDPGYRLVAAAIEAGVEVTAVPGPSAVLTALALSGLPVDRFSFEGFLPRKPGERGRTLSELKDERRTMVFFEAPHRLAQSLEAMAEVFGADRRIAVCRELTKTYEEVKRGPVGELADWAAAGVRGEITVVVAGADKARILTPAELAAEVATDEEAGTPRKQAISDVAKRYGVPKRTVYDAVLAARDPGK, encoded by the coding sequence ATGAGTGGGCGACTGATCTTGGCGGGGACTCCGATCGGGGATCTGGGGGATGCTACGCCGCGGTTGGCGCGGGTGCTCGGCGAGGCTGATGCGGTGGCTGCTGAGGACACTCGGCGGTTGCGGCGGTTGACTTCGGAGCTCGGGATCGCGGTGCGGGGGCGGGTGACGAGCTTCTTCGAGGGGAACGAGCGGGAGCGGACTCCGGAGTTGGTCGGGGCGCTCGTCGAGGGGCAGACCGTCGTTGTGGTGACGGATGCGGGGATGCCGAGTGTTTCGGATCCTGGGTACCGGTTGGTGGCGGCCGCGATCGAGGCCGGGGTGGAGGTGACCGCGGTCCCGGGGCCTTCGGCGGTGCTGACCGCGCTCGCGCTGAGCGGGTTGCCGGTGGATCGGTTCAGCTTCGAGGGGTTCCTGCCGCGGAAGCCGGGGGAGCGGGGGCGGACGCTGTCGGAGCTGAAGGACGAGCGGCGGACGATGGTGTTCTTCGAGGCGCCGCACCGGCTCGCGCAGTCGCTGGAGGCGATGGCCGAGGTGTTCGGCGCGGACCGGCGGATCGCGGTCTGCCGGGAGCTGACGAAGACCTACGAGGAGGTCAAGCGGGGCCCGGTCGGGGAGCTGGCGGACTGGGCCGCCGCGGGCGTCCGGGGCGAGATCACGGTGGTGGTCGCCGGGGCGGACAAGGCGCGGATCCTGACGCCGGCCGAGCTCGCGGCCGAGGTGGCGACCGACGAGGAGGCCGGGACACCGCGTAAGCAGGCGATCTCGGACGTGGCCAAGCGGTACGGGGTGCCGAAACGGACCGTGTACGACGCGGTGCTGGCCGCGCGTGACCCCGGGAAGTAG
- a CDS encoding dolichyl-phosphate-mannose--protein mannosyltransferase, with product MAGVTAVIDDQSATREMLGRDALGRRLPPLKQRLYPPMPKDFEGGWIATLAITALAAILRFWNLGNPVKFVFDETYYAKDAYSLLQFGYARQFIDKPEGIADKQILAGNLDVFKDTPSLTVHPEVGKWMIAAGEQLFGMNTFGWRFMPALFGTLTVLLLIRTVRRMTRSTLIGCIAGLLLAVDGLHFVMSRVALLDIFLAFWLVAAVSCLVADRDWTRRRHADTLTDDGTLPEGKTLGRWLLLRPWRITAGVCFGLALGTKWSAVWVIAGFGILVFAWDLGARRALGVRHAFWKSALVDGIPAFLSIVLVALVTYTASWTGWLLNDNSYDHDYASKNPATGVMKVVPDDFRSLIHYHQEVLSFHTGDYIKNATHPYASHPAGWPIIARPIGFDAVNDIKPGTSGCDAPANSNCLSVISAVGTPLLWWGGALALIAALVLWIAQRDWRFGVPIVGYLTCWVPWFFFDDRPIFFFYAVTMVPFTVMALSLALGKILGPARVALQAATPRRLIGSAVVGAFVVLVVLNFAYIWPILTDQVLAYMDWRNRMWFKSWI from the coding sequence ATGGCGGGCGTGACTGCCGTGATCGATGACCAGAGTGCGACCCGGGAGATGTTGGGACGGGACGCGCTGGGACGACGGCTGCCGCCGCTGAAGCAGCGGCTCTATCCGCCGATGCCGAAGGATTTCGAGGGCGGCTGGATCGCCACCCTGGCGATCACGGCGCTCGCCGCGATCCTGCGGTTCTGGAATCTCGGCAACCCGGTGAAGTTCGTCTTCGACGAGACCTACTACGCCAAGGACGCCTACTCCCTGCTGCAGTTCGGGTACGCGCGGCAGTTCATCGACAAGCCGGAGGGGATCGCGGACAAGCAGATCCTGGCCGGCAACCTGGACGTGTTCAAGGACACCCCGAGCCTCACCGTGCACCCCGAGGTCGGCAAGTGGATGATCGCGGCCGGCGAGCAGTTGTTCGGAATGAACACGTTCGGCTGGCGGTTCATGCCGGCCCTGTTCGGCACCCTGACCGTGCTGCTGCTGATCCGCACCGTCCGCCGGATGACCCGCTCGACCCTGATCGGCTGCATCGCCGGCCTGCTGCTCGCGGTCGACGGCCTGCACTTCGTGATGTCCCGGGTCGCCCTGCTCGACATCTTCCTCGCGTTCTGGCTGGTCGCGGCCGTCTCCTGCCTGGTCGCCGACCGTGACTGGACCCGCCGCCGGCACGCCGACACGCTCACCGACGACGGCACCCTGCCCGAGGGCAAGACCCTCGGCCGCTGGTTGCTGCTGCGCCCCTGGCGGATCACGGCCGGCGTCTGCTTCGGCCTCGCGCTCGGTACCAAGTGGAGCGCGGTCTGGGTGATCGCCGGCTTCGGCATCCTCGTCTTCGCCTGGGACCTCGGCGCCCGCCGCGCCCTCGGCGTACGGCACGCGTTCTGGAAGTCGGCGCTGGTCGACGGCATCCCGGCGTTCCTCAGCATCGTCCTGGTCGCCCTCGTCACGTACACCGCGTCCTGGACCGGCTGGCTGCTCAACGACAACTCCTACGACCACGACTACGCGTCCAAGAACCCGGCGACCGGCGTGATGAAGGTCGTGCCCGACGACTTCCGCTCCCTGATCCACTACCACCAGGAAGTGCTGTCCTTCCACACCGGCGACTACATCAAGAACGCCACCCACCCGTACGCGTCCCACCCGGCCGGCTGGCCCATCATCGCCCGCCCGATCGGCTTCGACGCGGTGAACGACATCAAGCCCGGTACCAGCGGCTGCGACGCCCCGGCCAACTCCAACTGCCTCTCGGTGATCTCGGCCGTCGGTACGCCGCTGCTGTGGTGGGGCGGTGCCCTCGCCCTGATCGCCGCGCTGGTCCTCTGGATCGCGCAACGGGACTGGCGCTTCGGCGTCCCGATCGTCGGCTACCTGACCTGCTGGGTCCCGTGGTTCTTCTTCGACGACAGACCGATCTTCTTCTTCTACGCCGTCACCATGGTCCCGTTCACGGTGATGGCGCTCTCCCTGGCTCTCGGCAAGATCCTCGGCCCGGCCAGAGTCGCGCTCCAGGCCGCAACCCCCCGAAGACTGATCGGCAGCGCGGTCGTCGGCGCCTTCGTGGTCCTGGTGGTCCTCAACTTCGCCTACATCTGGCCCATCCTCACCGACCAGGTCCTCGCCTACATGGACTGGCGCAACCGCATGTGGTTCAAGTCCTGGATCTAG
- a CDS encoding DUF1707 SHOCT-like domain-containing protein gives MENLPDRPNPQSHLRASDSDRDQVVEVLREALMAGRLTQDEHSERLEQTLSARTLGELEPITQDLAVPGQPFRPATAPVPAPGQGVVPIEEPADPQDSFDTVIGIFGGGERKGRWRVKRRTNALALFGGYDLDMTNAVFEGREVTVYAFAVFGGIDVTVPAGVEVRNHGVGIFGGFGGRGTEDIDPTAPVVVLKGLALFGGVSGQAAKPKKNKKGHGQLGH, from the coding sequence ATGGAGAACCTGCCCGACCGCCCGAACCCGCAGTCGCATCTGCGGGCGTCCGACTCCGACCGCGACCAGGTGGTCGAGGTACTGCGCGAGGCGTTGATGGCGGGCCGGCTCACCCAGGACGAGCACAGCGAGCGGCTCGAGCAGACGCTCAGCGCCCGCACTCTCGGCGAACTCGAGCCGATCACCCAGGACCTCGCCGTCCCCGGCCAGCCCTTCCGCCCGGCCACGGCGCCGGTCCCGGCTCCCGGCCAGGGCGTCGTACCGATCGAGGAGCCGGCCGACCCGCAGGACAGCTTCGACACGGTGATCGGCATCTTCGGGGGCGGCGAGCGCAAGGGCCGGTGGCGGGTCAAGCGGCGGACCAACGCGCTCGCCCTCTTCGGCGGGTACGACCTGGACATGACCAACGCGGTTTTCGAGGGCCGCGAGGTCACCGTGTACGCGTTCGCGGTCTTCGGCGGGATCGATGTGACCGTCCCCGCAGGCGTGGAGGTCCGCAACCACGGCGTCGGCATCTTCGGCGGCTTCGGCGGCCGCGGTACCGAGGACATCGACCCGACGGCCCCGGTCGTCGTTCTGAAAGGGCTGGCCCTCTTCGGCGGAGTCAGCGGCCAAGCAGCCAAGCCCAAGAAGAACAAGAAGGGCCACGGCCAACTCGGCCACTGA
- a CDS encoding type II toxin-antitoxin system VapC family toxin translates to MIIVDTGPLVAAVLYADDDHRTCVDLFTSAHLSGEQLVVPSFVIPEACYLIQREAGPKVEADFIRSLAAGDFAVAECEIVLDRIAELMEKYADLPLGVADASVVATAEELGAREIATLDRRDFSVVRPRHTASFVLLP, encoded by the coding sequence GTGATCATCGTCGACACCGGACCGCTGGTGGCCGCTGTCCTGTACGCGGACGACGACCACCGGACGTGCGTCGACCTGTTCACCTCCGCGCATCTGAGCGGTGAGCAACTGGTCGTACCGAGTTTCGTGATTCCGGAGGCGTGCTACCTCATCCAGCGCGAGGCGGGGCCCAAGGTCGAGGCCGATTTCATCCGCTCGCTCGCGGCCGGCGACTTCGCGGTCGCCGAGTGCGAGATCGTTCTGGACCGGATCGCCGAGCTGATGGAGAAGTACGCCGACCTGCCGCTCGGAGTTGCCGATGCCTCGGTGGTGGCGACCGCGGAGGAGTTGGGCGCGCGGGAGATCGCGACGCTGGACCGGCGGGACTTCAGCGTTGTCCGGCCCCGCCACACCGCGTCGTTCGTGCTTCTCCCATGA
- the metG gene encoding methionine--tRNA ligase has translation MSDAEKAYYVTTPIYYVTAAPHIGSAYTTVAGDVLTRWHAQRGERKWYLTGTDEHGEKVMRSAQAQGMSPQEWTDKLVEEAWKPAWVDVDIDYDDFIRTTEKRHTERVQEFWKTLYEKGDVYKGEYEGLYCVGCEEFKLPADIRTDEDGTQRCMIHGTELETVSETNYFFRLSQYADKLLALYESQPDFVAPASARNEVVSFVKQGLQDLSITRSTFDWGIPVPWDPEHVLYVWIDALLNYVSAAGYGTDPERFEQLWPVDVHLVGKDILRFHAVIWPAMLMAAGLDVPKQVFAHGWLLVGGEKMSKSKLTAIAPKEITDHFGSDAFRYYFLRTIQFGSDGSFSWEHLNAVYTSELANGLGNLASRIAAMVGKYFDGVLPEPTDHGPAEQVLADKLAEVAQTADRAIDTLAFQDALAAINDLVGAVNGYVSEQEPWKVAKDEAQRERLATILYTSAEVLRAVAVLHHPTMPKTAAKLWTLLGAEAKLGPLADQRVQTAGTWGQLPAGSTLTKGEPLFPRLTEEA, from the coding sequence ATGTCCGACGCCGAGAAGGCTTACTACGTCACCACCCCGATCTACTACGTCACGGCCGCGCCGCACATCGGCAGCGCGTACACGACGGTGGCCGGGGACGTCCTGACCCGCTGGCACGCCCAGCGCGGCGAGCGCAAGTGGTACCTGACGGGTACCGACGAGCACGGCGAGAAGGTGATGCGCAGCGCCCAGGCGCAGGGCATGTCCCCGCAGGAGTGGACCGACAAGCTGGTCGAGGAGGCGTGGAAGCCGGCCTGGGTCGACGTCGACATCGACTACGACGACTTCATCCGGACCACCGAGAAGCGGCACACCGAGCGGGTCCAGGAGTTCTGGAAGACGCTGTACGAGAAGGGCGACGTCTACAAGGGCGAGTACGAGGGCCTGTACTGCGTCGGCTGCGAGGAGTTCAAGCTCCCCGCGGACATCCGGACCGACGAGGACGGCACCCAGCGGTGCATGATCCACGGCACCGAGCTGGAGACGGTCTCGGAGACCAACTACTTCTTCCGGCTGTCCCAGTACGCCGACAAGCTGCTCGCGTTGTACGAGTCGCAGCCCGACTTCGTGGCGCCGGCGAGTGCGCGCAACGAGGTGGTCTCGTTCGTCAAGCAGGGGCTGCAGGACCTGTCGATCACGCGGTCCACGTTCGACTGGGGCATCCCGGTCCCATGGGATCCCGAGCACGTTCTGTACGTGTGGATCGACGCGCTGCTCAACTACGTATCCGCCGCCGGGTACGGCACCGACCCGGAGCGGTTCGAGCAGCTCTGGCCGGTCGACGTGCACCTGGTCGGCAAGGACATCCTCCGGTTCCACGCGGTGATCTGGCCGGCGATGCTGATGGCGGCCGGCCTGGACGTGCCGAAGCAGGTGTTCGCGCACGGCTGGCTGCTGGTCGGCGGCGAGAAGATGAGCAAGTCCAAGCTGACCGCGATCGCGCCGAAGGAGATCACCGACCACTTCGGCTCCGACGCGTTCCGGTACTACTTCCTCCGCACGATCCAGTTCGGCTCCGACGGCTCGTTCTCCTGGGAGCACCTGAACGCGGTGTACACCTCGGAGCTCGCCAACGGCCTGGGCAACCTGGCCAGCCGGATCGCGGCGATGGTCGGCAAGTACTTCGACGGGGTGCTGCCCGAGCCGACCGACCACGGGCCGGCCGAGCAGGTGCTGGCCGACAAGCTCGCCGAGGTCGCCCAGACCGCGGACCGGGCGATCGACACGCTGGCGTTCCAGGACGCGCTGGCCGCGATCAACGATCTCGTCGGCGCCGTCAACGGGTACGTCAGTGAGCAGGAGCCGTGGAAGGTCGCGAAGGACGAGGCTCAGCGGGAGCGGCTGGCGACCATCCTCTACACGTCCGCCGAGGTACTGCGGGCGGTCGCGGTGCTGCACCACCCGACGATGCCGAAGACCGCCGCGAAGCTGTGGACCCTGCTCGGTGCCGAGGCGAAGCTTGGTCCGCTGGCTGATCAGCGCGTGCAGACGGCGGGGACCTGGGGGCAGTTGCCGGCCGGCAGCACGCTCACCAAGGGTGAGCCCCTCTTCCCCCGCCTGACCGAAGAAGCCTGA
- a CDS encoding MFS transporter — protein MSTDSRTPAVSVPPDVPPREEVPGDLRMARRLWPFLLASTISLIPFTVFGMYLVPIAEAANGTVAEIGGLRGLGGLAALVVGFALAPLIDRLPRELVAAGGLLLLGVSAALGAVGNVFALAAFCLLIGASTSILGPSIGAAAADRFASPAAAGRAATLVSATTSMMAMLAAPVLAVPGLLWGWRGNLLAAAAISVLLSLAFFWRGRGRKAPARSGGQRVSYLATYRELARIPGAVPLLVVAMLRTAAFMGYLAYLAAFYDEQFELAPGWFALVWSLSGASFFVGNLFAGRYLALDRNWLGPEKLLVLGLSAALVSVVAFYFSPTLPTTLVLTALMGVSHATVAACVTTLLVRRSGDLRGSALSVNASGMSLGVFLGAALGGVGLGFAGYPGTALAFGTITLIALVFATQVRRPTS, from the coding sequence GTGAGCACCGACAGCCGGACCCCTGCTGTGTCCGTACCACCCGATGTCCCGCCCCGGGAGGAGGTGCCGGGCGATCTGCGGATGGCCCGGCGGCTGTGGCCGTTCCTGCTGGCGTCGACGATCAGCCTGATCCCGTTCACGGTGTTCGGGATGTACCTGGTGCCGATCGCCGAAGCCGCGAACGGCACGGTGGCCGAGATCGGCGGGCTGCGGGGGCTCGGCGGACTCGCGGCACTGGTGGTCGGGTTCGCGCTGGCGCCGTTGATCGACCGGCTTCCGCGCGAGCTGGTCGCGGCCGGTGGGTTGTTGCTGCTCGGGGTGTCGGCGGCTTTGGGTGCTGTCGGCAACGTCTTCGCGCTGGCCGCGTTCTGCCTGCTGATCGGTGCGTCGACGTCGATCCTCGGCCCGTCGATCGGTGCCGCGGCGGCTGACCGTTTCGCCTCGCCGGCAGCGGCTGGACGGGCGGCGACCCTGGTCTCCGCGACCACGTCGATGATGGCGATGCTGGCCGCGCCCGTGCTCGCCGTCCCGGGGTTGTTGTGGGGCTGGCGGGGGAATCTGCTGGCCGCTGCCGCGATCTCGGTGCTGTTGTCGCTCGCGTTCTTCTGGCGGGGGCGTGGGCGGAAGGCGCCGGCGCGGTCCGGTGGTCAGCGGGTGAGCTACCTCGCGACGTACCGGGAGCTGGCGCGGATTCCGGGTGCGGTCCCGTTGCTCGTGGTGGCGATGCTGCGGACGGCCGCGTTCATGGGGTACCTGGCGTACCTGGCGGCGTTCTACGACGAGCAGTTCGAGCTGGCGCCGGGGTGGTTCGCGCTGGTGTGGTCGTTGAGCGGCGCGTCCTTCTTCGTGGGGAACCTGTTCGCCGGTCGGTACCTGGCCCTCGACCGGAACTGGCTGGGCCCGGAGAAGCTGCTGGTGCTGGGGTTGTCGGCGGCGTTGGTGAGCGTCGTGGCGTTCTACTTCTCACCGACCTTGCCGACGACGCTGGTCCTGACGGCGCTGATGGGCGTGAGCCACGCGACCGTCGCGGCCTGCGTGACGACGCTGCTGGTCCGCCGGAGTGGGGATCTGCGGGGTTCGGCGTTGAGCGTGAACGCTTCGGGGATGTCCCTGGGCGTCTTCCTCGGAGCAGCGCTCGGTGGGGTCGGCCTGGGGTTCGCGGGCTACCCGGGGACGGCGCTCGCCTTCGGCACGATCACGCTGATCGCGTTAGTCTTCGCCACCCAGGTACGCCGCCCAACCAGCTAG
- a CDS encoding Rossmann-like domain-containing protein, translated as MTASVATLTSSVLAGDLGPAPSTMSVTSAFWLHNTTRLPGAEVTYRNYYVLLRVGEVFGACSFEAGELDPSFCAEASGVPLDALISAAPLPVRIAALDAYLAAVEPHHIAAGAEEVVLPPGTPDVRARARDAAVAGLLDVQEGSKVALIGVVNPLVDAITSRGGICLPCDFNLSETASGLPVSRDMTEVIDAADAVVATGMTLSNGSFDVLVDRCREQEKPLAVYAQTGSAVIRSFLGSGVTALSAEPFPFSQFSSRPTSLYRYHCQDGVTRT; from the coding sequence ATGACCGCTTCCGTGGCCACGTTGACCTCCTCCGTCCTCGCCGGTGACCTCGGTCCCGCGCCGTCCACGATGTCCGTGACCAGCGCCTTCTGGTTGCACAACACCACCCGGTTGCCCGGGGCCGAGGTGACGTACCGGAACTACTACGTCCTGCTGCGGGTCGGCGAGGTGTTCGGGGCGTGCTCCTTCGAGGCCGGCGAGCTGGATCCTTCGTTCTGCGCCGAGGCGTCCGGTGTCCCGCTCGACGCCTTGATCTCGGCGGCGCCCTTGCCGGTACGGATCGCCGCCCTGGACGCCTACCTGGCCGCGGTCGAGCCGCACCACATCGCCGCCGGGGCCGAGGAGGTCGTCCTGCCGCCCGGTACGCCCGATGTGCGCGCCCGGGCCCGGGACGCCGCGGTGGCCGGGTTGCTCGACGTCCAGGAGGGCTCGAAGGTCGCCTTGATCGGCGTGGTGAACCCGTTGGTCGACGCGATCACATCACGAGGCGGTATCTGTCTGCCCTGCGATTTCAACCTGAGCGAGACGGCGTCCGGGCTGCCGGTTTCCCGCGACATGACGGAGGTAATCGACGCCGCCGATGCGGTGGTGGCGACTGGAATGACGTTGTCCAACGGGAGTTTCGACGTCCTCGTTGACCGTTGCCGTGAGCAAGAGAAGCCGCTCGCGGTCTATGCTCAGACCGGAAGCGCCGTGATCCGGTCCTTCCTCGGTTCCGGTGTCACCGCCTTGTCCGCGGAGCCTTTCCCCTTCTCCCAGTTCAGCTCCCGCCCGACGAGCCTGTACCGCTACCACTGCCAGGACGGAGTCACCCGCACGTGA
- a CDS encoding phytanoyl-CoA dioxygenase family protein: MKELLDSAPIAGDPDALRARLTEEGYLFFRGLLPADVIGDVRDRIARILYDSHWLAPGTAAEELLASDRAVEEGSPGFFGAYTAIQSTEAFHQLATRPELLELAARLLGEPAFAHPAHICRIAPPSPGANPTPIHQDYRFIQGCIDTLTTWLPLSEAPPEIGGLRVLAGSPRLGVLPVKASDGPGMMRAEADENHPEWRTTTYQPGDVLLFGSLTVHGAMPNLTKQLRLSADFRYQAVTGPMARDLLGTGKPHYHPDVPDFPTLTRGWSSTDCVEIPAGVRFVDRFDPRLDEVPTPPSRFAYASGALR; this comes from the coding sequence ATGAAGGAACTGCTCGACTCCGCCCCGATCGCCGGCGACCCGGACGCCCTGCGCGCCCGGCTCACCGAAGAGGGGTACCTCTTCTTCCGCGGGCTGCTGCCGGCCGACGTCATCGGCGACGTGCGGGACCGGATCGCCCGGATCCTGTACGACAGCCACTGGCTCGCACCGGGGACCGCGGCCGAGGAACTGCTTGCCTCGGACCGCGCCGTCGAGGAGGGTTCGCCCGGCTTCTTCGGGGCGTACACCGCGATCCAGAGCACCGAGGCGTTCCACCAGCTGGCGACGCGGCCCGAGTTGCTCGAGCTCGCCGCCCGGTTGCTCGGTGAGCCGGCCTTCGCGCATCCGGCCCACATCTGCCGGATCGCGCCGCCGTCCCCGGGCGCGAACCCGACCCCGATCCACCAGGACTACCGGTTCATCCAGGGCTGTATCGACACCTTGACCACCTGGCTCCCGCTCAGCGAGGCGCCGCCGGAGATCGGCGGACTCCGCGTGCTCGCCGGGTCACCGCGCCTCGGCGTCCTCCCGGTCAAGGCGTCGGACGGACCGGGGATGATGCGGGCCGAGGCCGACGAGAACCACCCGGAGTGGCGCACCACGACGTACCAGCCGGGCGACGTGTTGTTGTTCGGCTCGCTGACCGTCCACGGTGCGATGCCGAACCTGACCAAGCAGCTGCGGCTGTCCGCCGATTTCCGGTACCAGGCGGTCACCGGGCCGATGGCACGCGACCTGCTCGGTACGGGCAAGCCGCACTACCACCCGGACGTGCCCGACTTCCCGACGCTGACGCGGGGCTGGTCCTCGACGGACTGCGTGGAGATCCCTGCCGGGGTGCGCTTCGTGGACCGCTTCGACCCGCGGCTGGACGAGGTACCGACGCCGCCGTCGCGGTTCGCGTACGCCTCTGGTGCCCTTCGGTAG
- a CDS encoding type II toxin-antitoxin system HicA family toxin, with amino-acid sequence MPTRKVVKAFKDAGWKRLRTVGSHSIYGCPCGDHSFSLPDGHREISPGVVR; translated from the coding sequence ATGCCGACGCGCAAAGTCGTCAAGGCCTTCAAGGACGCCGGGTGGAAACGACTCCGCACCGTGGGTTCGCACAGTATCTACGGCTGCCCGTGCGGCGATCACTCGTTCAGCCTGCCGGACGGGCATCGTGAGATCTCGCCTGGCGTGGTCCGCTAG
- a CDS encoding carbohydrate ABC transporter permease yields MTRSRFPVSLLCYLILVGGCVLAVFPYLLTLLTAFKGPGQLFATAPWEPGLPPSTAAFERLFASGFGGYLLSTVLVTAGITAGQLVFAVLAGYAFARLSFPGRDALFWVYLSTLMVPAVVTMIPLYLMMQKLGLVDTWAGLMLPTILGTPYAIFLLRQFFRTIPADLEDAARIDGAGRIRTLFSIVLPLSKPILVTVTTLAVVANWNSFLWPLIITSSEDKRLLSVGIALFKGEIGVDYNAVMAGSLIALAPLLVLFVFFQRFVVRSVAVTGLK; encoded by the coding sequence ATGACCAGATCACGGTTCCCGGTGAGCCTGCTCTGCTACCTGATCCTGGTGGGTGGCTGCGTGCTGGCCGTGTTCCCCTACCTGCTCACCCTGCTGACCGCGTTCAAGGGCCCTGGGCAACTGTTCGCGACGGCGCCGTGGGAGCCGGGACTGCCGCCGAGTACGGCCGCCTTCGAGCGGTTGTTCGCCTCCGGATTCGGCGGCTACCTGCTGAGTACGGTCCTCGTCACCGCGGGGATCACGGCCGGCCAGCTGGTCTTCGCCGTCCTCGCCGGGTACGCGTTCGCGCGGTTGTCGTTCCCGGGCCGGGACGCGTTGTTCTGGGTCTACCTGTCGACCTTGATGGTGCCGGCCGTGGTGACGATGATCCCGCTCTACCTGATGATGCAGAAGCTCGGCCTGGTGGACACCTGGGCCGGGTTGATGCTGCCGACGATCCTCGGCACGCCGTACGCGATCTTCCTGCTGCGGCAGTTCTTCCGGACCATCCCGGCCGACCTGGAGGACGCCGCCCGGATCGACGGGGCCGGCCGGATCCGGACGCTGTTCTCGATCGTGCTGCCGTTGTCCAAGCCGATCCTGGTCACCGTCACCACGCTGGCCGTGGTGGCGAACTGGAACAGCTTCCTCTGGCCGCTGATCATCACCAGCAGCGAGGACAAACGGCTGCTGTCGGTCGGGATCGCCTTGTTCAAGGGGGAGATCGGCGTCGACTACAACGCCGTGATGGCCGGCAGCCTGATCGCGCTGGCCCCGCTGCTGGTGCTGTTCGTGTTCTTCCAGCGCTTCGTCGTCCGCTCGGTCGCAGTCACCGGGCTCAAGTAG
- a CDS encoding ABC transporter substrate-binding protein: MSSHLSRRTLLLGAAGLAGVTACGSSGDDDAGSGGSVELVYRLWDEQQEVGYKKVFAAFTEENPGITVRMEVLPWDQYWSKLTTELASGKAPDVFWMTVESFPDLAGKGVLAPLDDLIADTKIDLGKYHPNVVESYKFEDKQLGMPKDLGVVGLLYNKTLVAKAGVTMPKELTWAPDGSGNFLEIARKLTVDKAGVRAGQSGFDPASVKQWGFCSWNHSQTQWLNWIPSNGGKAMDKPYGTFEFAGEQSVQALQWARDLIYKWNVSPNGTRTNPPTGQATEMFYRGEVAMFPANNALLPFALPEVKFPIGVAAMPAGPAGPTVVINGLAEVMFAKTKHPDEAGKLVAFLGSEKAQKLMGDAGYIIPALTGAGAGYTAYWKQKGVDVQPFLDSAAGSTVNMPTAEGWTAKVAEINKAVNDLYLDKTDVAGIAATMDKIGNEK, from the coding sequence ATGTCATCACACCTGTCCCGGCGGACCCTGCTGCTCGGCGCCGCCGGTCTCGCCGGAGTCACCGCCTGCGGCTCGTCCGGGGACGACGACGCGGGCAGCGGCGGATCCGTCGAGCTGGTCTACCGGCTCTGGGACGAGCAGCAGGAGGTCGGCTACAAGAAGGTGTTCGCCGCGTTCACCGAGGAGAACCCGGGCATCACGGTCCGGATGGAGGTGCTGCCCTGGGACCAGTACTGGAGCAAGCTCACCACCGAGCTCGCCAGCGGCAAGGCGCCGGACGTGTTCTGGATGACCGTGGAGAGTTTCCCGGACCTGGCCGGCAAGGGCGTGCTCGCGCCGCTCGACGACCTGATCGCGGACACCAAGATCGACCTCGGCAAGTACCACCCGAACGTGGTCGAGTCGTACAAGTTCGAGGACAAGCAGCTCGGCATGCCGAAGGACCTGGGCGTCGTCGGCCTGCTGTACAACAAGACCCTGGTCGCGAAGGCCGGGGTGACGATGCCGAAGGAGCTGACCTGGGCCCCGGACGGCTCCGGCAACTTCCTCGAGATCGCCCGCAAGCTGACCGTGGACAAGGCCGGGGTGCGGGCCGGCCAAAGCGGGTTCGACCCGGCCTCGGTCAAGCAGTGGGGCTTCTGCTCCTGGAACCACAGCCAGACCCAGTGGCTGAACTGGATCCCGTCCAACGGCGGCAAGGCGATGGACAAGCCGTACGGCACGTTCGAGTTCGCCGGTGAGCAGTCCGTCCAGGCGCTGCAGTGGGCGCGGGACCTGATCTACAAGTGGAACGTGTCGCCGAACGGGACCCGGACCAACCCGCCGACCGGCCAGGCGACCGAGATGTTCTACCGCGGCGAGGTGGCGATGTTCCCCGCCAACAACGCGTTGCTGCCGTTCGCGTTGCCGGAGGTGAAGTTCCCGATCGGGGTCGCCGCGATGCCCGCCGGACCGGCCGGCCCAACGGTGGTGATCAACGGGCTGGCCGAGGTGATGTTCGCCAAGACCAAGCACCCGGACGAGGCCGGCAAGCTGGTCGCGTTCCTCGGTTCGGAGAAGGCGCAGAAGCTGATGGGCGATGCCGGGTACATCATCCCCGCGCTCACCGGCGCCGGCGCGGGCTACACGGCGTACTGGAAGCAGAAGGGCGTCGACGTCCAGCCGTTCCTCGACTCGGCCGCGGGCAGCACGGTGAACATGCCGACCGCGGAGGGCTGGACCGCGAAGGTGGCCGAGATCAACAAGGCCGTGAACGACCTGTACCTGGACAAGACCGACGTCGCCGGGATCGCCGCGACGATGGACAAGATCGGAAACGAGAAATGA